In one Rugosibacter aromaticivorans genomic region, the following are encoded:
- a CDS encoding thiopurine S-methyltransferase: MESSFWHERWEKNEIGFHQSRFHPFLPKYWPSLDIKQGSRVFVPLCGKSRDLLWLRDQDLDVIGVELSKLAVEDFFKENQLTAIITQHGELTLYECSGIRIFCGDFFKLTAADLAGVAGVFDRASLVALPPAMRRDYARHMQKILPSGTQTLLVCFAYPQEQMDGPPFSVEEAEVHALFGTASEVTFLAEADVLDNEPRFKQRGLTRLHEKAFRLRYPS, from the coding sequence ATGGAAAGCAGCTTTTGGCACGAACGCTGGGAAAAGAATGAAATTGGATTTCACCAAAGCCGGTTTCATCCTTTTTTGCCAAAATATTGGCCCAGCTTGGACATCAAGCAAGGCAGCCGGGTGTTTGTCCCTCTGTGCGGCAAAAGTCGTGATTTGCTCTGGCTACGCGATCAAGACCTTGATGTCATTGGCGTTGAGTTAAGCAAGCTTGCCGTTGAAGATTTTTTCAAGGAGAACCAGCTCACGGCCATCATCACGCAACATGGTGAACTCACGCTATATGAATGTTCGGGTATCCGTATTTTTTGCGGCGATTTTTTCAAGCTCACCGCGGCAGATCTGGCAGGCGTTGCGGGCGTATTTGACCGTGCCTCACTCGTGGCACTGCCCCCCGCCATGCGCCGCGATTACGCCCGCCACATGCAAAAAATTCTGCCGTCCGGCACGCAAACGCTGTTGGTGTGCTTTGCCTACCCGCAAGAACAAATGGACGGGCCCCCCTTCAGTGTGGAAGAAGCCGAAGTCCACGCCCTTTTCGGCACCGCCAGCGAAGTCACATTTTTAGCCGAAGCCGATGTGCTCGACAACGAACCCCGCTTTAAACAACGCGGCCTCACCCGTCTGCACGAAAAAGCCTTTCGCCTGCGCTACCCGTCCTAG
- a CDS encoding alpha/beta fold hydrolase — MDSKQDQIRTGSFNTSFHESGAPDAAPILLLHGSGPGANAMSNWQFALPFLGETYHCFAPDLAGFGLSTYPNPPQGAAAWIEIWVAQMVAFLDALNLEKVHLVGNSMGGGVAMHLVNRYPNRFDHVVLMGAVGAPFTATEGLKRGWGYYTKGTKEELAFLVRKFLHNPDILGGDVDAIAENRYQFVMQDSVRLQFEAMFPGDTQTHIDAFVLPPEKLQKITNPILATHAREDFFIPLTTSEYMVKHLPRAQLHVFSQCGHWIQIEQRKAFNNLVKLFFDGGLDQA; from the coding sequence ATGGATAGCAAGCAGGACCAAATACGCACCGGCAGTTTTAACACCTCCTTTCACGAAAGCGGGGCACCGGATGCCGCACCCATCTTATTGCTCCATGGCTCGGGACCGGGTGCGAACGCGATGTCCAACTGGCAGTTCGCTCTGCCTTTTCTGGGTGAAACTTATCACTGCTTTGCGCCCGACCTTGCGGGGTTTGGACTCAGCACCTACCCGAATCCGCCACAAGGCGCCGCTGCCTGGATAGAAATCTGGGTTGCGCAGATGGTTGCTTTTCTTGATGCACTGAATCTGGAAAAAGTGCACCTGGTGGGAAATTCCATGGGCGGTGGCGTGGCCATGCATTTGGTGAATCGTTACCCAAACCGCTTTGATCATGTCGTGTTAATGGGAGCGGTGGGCGCGCCCTTTACCGCGACCGAAGGCTTAAAGCGCGGCTGGGGTTATTACACCAAGGGCACCAAGGAAGAACTGGCTTTTCTGGTGCGCAAGTTTTTGCATAATCCGGATATCCTCGGCGGCGATGTGGATGCCATCGCGGAAAATCGCTATCAGTTCGTGATGCAGGACAGCGTACGCCTTCAGTTCGAGGCGATGTTCCCGGGTGACACGCAAACGCATATTGACGCCTTTGTTCTGCCGCCCGAAAAATTACAAAAAATTACCAACCCCATACTGGCCACTCATGCGCGGGAGGATTTCTTCATCCCGCTCACAACATCCGAATACATGGTCAAGCACCTGCCTCGCGCACAACTGCACGTGTTCAGCCAGTGCGGCCATTGGATACAAATCGAACAGCGCAAGGCCTTTAACAATCTGGTAAAATTATTTTTTGATGGCGGCTTGGATCAAGCGTGA
- a CDS encoding aldo/keto reductase, with product MQKRNLGHSNIKVAPLMFGGNVFGWTLDEAKSFEILDAFMAAGFDFIDTADVYSRFIPGNQGGESETILGKWMKARGNRSQVILATKVGMDMGESQQGLSKAYIFKAVEASLRRLQTDYIDLYQAHIDDTQTPLTETLEAFDQLIKQGKVRVIGASNYTPERLEEALQVSKNTGLPAYQSLQPLYNLYDRAAYEAGLEAVCQKHGLGVIPYFALASGFLTGKYRSEADCTSARGGLVKRYLDTRGLRILSALDTVAKEKETTPAVIALAWLMARPTITAPIASATSLTQLQGLIRATEISLDQVSIDMLNQASDA from the coding sequence ATGCAAAAGAGAAATTTAGGACATTCCAATATCAAAGTCGCCCCACTCATGTTTGGCGGCAATGTCTTTGGTTGGACCCTGGATGAGGCCAAGTCTTTCGAAATACTCGATGCATTTATGGCGGCCGGTTTTGATTTCATTGATACCGCCGACGTTTACTCACGCTTCATTCCCGGCAACCAGGGTGGCGAATCGGAAACCATCCTCGGTAAATGGATGAAGGCGCGCGGCAACCGCAGCCAGGTGATTCTTGCCACCAAGGTCGGCATGGACATGGGAGAAAGCCAGCAGGGCTTATCGAAAGCCTATATTTTCAAAGCGGTGGAAGCTTCGCTACGCCGCTTGCAGACCGACTATATCGACCTGTATCAGGCACACATCGATGATACACAAACGCCGCTGACAGAAACGCTGGAAGCCTTTGATCAGCTCATCAAACAAGGCAAAGTGCGCGTGATCGGCGCTTCCAACTACACGCCAGAGCGGCTGGAAGAGGCGCTGCAAGTCAGCAAAAACACTGGCCTGCCCGCCTACCAGAGTTTGCAACCACTCTATAACCTGTATGACCGTGCAGCATACGAAGCAGGTTTAGAAGCTGTTTGCCAGAAACACGGCTTGGGTGTGATCCCTTATTTCGCGCTTGCCAGTGGCTTTCTCACCGGCAAATATCGCAGCGAAGCCGATTGCACATCCGCACGCGGCGGCCTGGTCAAACGCTATCTCGATACCCGCGGTCTGCGTATTCTTTCTGCACTCGACACAGTGGCAAAAGAGAAAGAAACAACCCCCGCCGTCATTGCGCTGGCCTGGCTAATGGCACGCCCTACGATCACCGCCCCCATCGCCAGCGCCACTTCGCTGACGCAGTTGCAGGGGCTGATTCGTGCAACGGAAATTAGTTTGGATCAGGTGTCTATTGACATGCTCAATCAGGCTAGTGATGCCTGA
- a CDS encoding histidine phosphatase family protein yields MQLYLIRHPPPQVNEGICYGVTDLPLRDDPKAIAITIQTQLPPGLTLFTSPLTRCRLLAEALHPAPLCDPRLQELNFGDWEMHAWETLDRAALTAWAANPTGYTPPQGESVNELQMRVHDFLAEQCAQKTTHAALVTHAGVMKVIVGLAHGLAPAEWMALKFGFGSVVRVRLDSTEPRKTSAR; encoded by the coding sequence ATGCAGCTTTACCTGATCCGGCACCCGCCGCCACAGGTGAATGAGGGCATTTGCTACGGCGTAACGGATTTACCCTTGCGCGACGACCCCAAGGCAATCGCCATTACGATCCAGACGCAACTGCCGCCCGGCTTGACGCTTTTTACCAGCCCATTGACGCGGTGTCGTCTGCTGGCTGAAGCATTACATCCGGCGCCCCTGTGCGATCCACGCCTGCAAGAATTAAATTTTGGCGACTGGGAAATGCACGCGTGGGAAACACTTGACCGAGCCGCACTTACCGCCTGGGCTGCAAACCCCACAGGCTATACGCCACCACAAGGCGAGTCTGTCAATGAATTACAAATGCGGGTGCATGATTTTCTGGCAGAACAATGTGCTCAAAAAACCACTCATGCGGCGCTGGTGACGCATGCAGGCGTGATGAAAGTGATTGTCGGGCTAGCCCACGGGCTGGCGCCTGCAGAATGGATGGCGCTTAAATTCGGTTTTGGCAGCGTGGTGCGTGTTAGGTTAGACAGCACTGAACCACGGAAAACAAGCGCGCGTTAA
- a CDS encoding adenosylcobinamide-GDP ribazoletransferase, whose product MFIKIRAQLVYFFAALRFFTRLPTPAWVDHSQDQLNHAARYFPLVGTLVGLIAATVTLVAAMILPVSVAVMFGMAASVLVTGAFHEDGFTDACDGFGGGWDKEHVLTIMKDSRVGSYATVGVALLLLAKWNALVEIDATFDTLTLGLTLVAAHAISRLAATSLIFTLDYVREDATAKAKPLAVRMAPHELLIAALTGLAPCVLLPASNLLVALLAVALCTWLAARYFVRRIGGYTGDCLGATQQIAELAFYLGLLCSFT is encoded by the coding sequence ATGTTTATAAAAATCCGCGCACAACTGGTTTATTTTTTCGCGGCGTTGCGCTTTTTTACCCGCTTGCCGACTCCCGCCTGGGTGGATCATAGTCAGGATCAACTCAACCACGCCGCACGTTATTTTCCGCTGGTAGGTACACTGGTTGGTCTGATAGCGGCCACCGTGACACTTGTCGCCGCGATGATTCTGCCGGTATCTGTCGCTGTTATGTTCGGCATGGCCGCGAGTGTGTTAGTCACCGGCGCCTTTCATGAAGATGGCTTTACCGATGCCTGCGATGGCTTCGGTGGTGGCTGGGATAAGGAACACGTGCTCACCATCATGAAAGATTCACGGGTCGGCAGCTATGCGACCGTAGGCGTGGCGCTGCTGCTGCTGGCGAAATGGAATGCACTTGTTGAGATTGATGCCACGTTTGATACGTTAACGCTTGGCCTGACTTTGGTTGCCGCGCACGCCATATCGCGGCTGGCAGCCACCAGCCTGATTTTCACGCTGGATTATGTGCGCGAGGATGCTACAGCAAAAGCCAAGCCGCTGGCAGTGCGCATGGCGCCCCATGAGCTATTGATTGCCGCACTCACTGGCTTGGCGCCCTGTGTGCTGCTGCCTGCAAGCAATCTACTGGTTGCGCTTCTCGCCGTGGCTTTATGCACCTGGCTTGCCGCACGCTATTTTGTTCGTCGCATCGGCGGCTACACGGGCGATTGCCTCGGTGCAACACAACAGATTGCCGAGCTGGCTTTTTACCTGGGCCTCTTATGCAGCTTTACCTGA
- the cobT gene encoding nicotinate-nucleotide--dimethylbenzimidazole phosphoribosyltransferase has translation MPSSHLSDLAELPHDLSHVAPLNRALAAALKAKIDGKTKPLGALGRLENLALQIGLIQHTLAPCIVQPHILVAAGDHGAAKAGVSAYPQEVTWQMVENFLAGGAAINVLARQVNAQLLIADAGVAHDFGPRAGLIDAKIGAGGTANYLAGPAMSLAQCMDAMQRGAAIVRDLAATGCNTLGFGEMGIGNTASASLLTHCLTGLPLAEVIGRGTGLDDAGLTHKRALLAQAIAIWPQRPALGSLAERSNHEDGEADPGVAALHILARFGGFEITLLSGAMLAAAKAGMVLVIDGFIVTSALLVAAKIAPEILDYCVFSHCSNEAGHRLQLAWLNGEPLLDLGMRLGEGTGAALALPLLNAACAFLNEMASFDSAGVSRA, from the coding sequence ATGCCCTCCTCTCACTTATCTGACTTAGCTGAATTACCGCACGATTTATCCCATGTTGCCCCGCTCAACCGCGCGCTGGCCGCAGCCTTAAAAGCAAAAATCGATGGCAAAACCAAACCGCTGGGGGCGCTCGGACGGCTGGAAAACCTGGCCTTGCAAATCGGCTTGATTCAGCACACGCTCGCGCCATGCATCGTGCAGCCTCATATTCTTGTCGCAGCAGGAGATCACGGCGCAGCCAAAGCCGGGGTGTCAGCGTATCCGCAAGAAGTCACCTGGCAAATGGTAGAAAATTTTTTAGCGGGAGGCGCCGCAATCAATGTGCTGGCGCGGCAAGTCAATGCACAGTTACTGATTGCCGATGCCGGCGTGGCGCATGACTTTGGCCCACGTGCTGGATTGATCGACGCAAAAATCGGCGCTGGTGGTACGGCGAATTATCTTGCAGGCCCGGCCATGAGTCTCGCGCAATGCATGGATGCCATGCAACGCGGTGCCGCGATCGTGCGTGATCTGGCGGCTACAGGATGTAACACGCTGGGCTTTGGCGAAATGGGTATTGGCAATACGGCCTCCGCTTCGCTGCTCACGCATTGCCTGACCGGCCTGCCTTTGGCTGAGGTGATTGGTCGTGGCACCGGGCTGGACGATGCGGGGCTCACGCACAAGCGCGCGTTGCTGGCTCAAGCCATCGCTATCTGGCCGCAGCGGCCAGCGCTGGGTTCGCTGGCAGAGCGCAGCAACCATGAAGATGGCGAAGCTGATCCCGGAGTCGCGGCATTACATATCCTTGCGCGTTTTGGCGGTTTTGAAATCACTTTACTCAGTGGTGCCATGCTGGCGGCGGCCAAAGCGGGCATGGTACTAGTGATTGATGGTTTTATCGTCACGAGTGCCCTGCTGGTGGCAGCAAAAATTGCACCAGAAATTCTCGACTATTGCGTGTTCTCACATTGCTCGAATGAAGCCGGACACCGGCTGCAACTCGCCTGGCTAAATGGCGAGCCCCTGCTTGATCTGGGCATGCGTTTGGGCGAAGGCACGGGAGCCGCCTTGGCTTTGCCATTACTTAACGCGGCCTGCGCTTTTTTAAATGAGATGGCAAGCTTTGATTCAGCGGGCGTGAGCCGAGCCTGA
- the cobU gene encoding bifunctional adenosylcobinamide kinase/adenosylcobinamide-phosphate guanylyltransferase: protein MVELIIGGARSGKSALAEQRAEASQRAEASQRAVIYIATAQAKDAEMVERIAHHQARRPADWLLVEEPLQLVTVLKKHAAPDRCLLVDCLTLWLSNLLFAHAGNADKQRDEWLTQETVALFTVLPQLPGRVILVSNEVGLGIIPLGEITRRFVDEAGRLNQRVATLADRVTFVAAGLPLELKSPAA, encoded by the coding sequence ATGGTAGAACTCATCATCGGTGGTGCCCGTTCGGGCAAGAGCGCGCTGGCAGAACAGCGTGCAGAAGCATCACAGCGTGCAGAAGCATCACAGCGTGCAGTGATTTATATTGCTACAGCCCAGGCGAAGGATGCAGAAATGGTCGAGCGCATTGCTCATCATCAGGCACGGCGGCCAGCCGACTGGCTTCTGGTGGAAGAGCCGTTGCAGTTGGTCACTGTGCTCAAAAAGCATGCCGCCCCTGACCGTTGCTTGTTAGTGGATTGCCTGACCTTGTGGCTATCCAATCTTTTATTTGCGCATGCTGGTAACGCTGATAAACAGCGCGACGAGTGGCTGACACAGGAAACCGTAGCGCTGTTTACTGTCTTGCCACAGCTTCCCGGTCGCGTGATTCTGGTGAGTAACGAAGTGGGGTTGGGCATTATTCCGCTGGGTGAAATTACGCGTCGTTTTGTTGATGAAGCCGGGCGCCTGAACCAGCGGGTGGCGACGTTGGCGGATCGCGTGACGTTTGTTGCGGCGGGTTTGCCGCTGGAGCTTAAAAGCCCGGCAGCGTGA
- the cbiB gene encoding adenosylcobinamide-phosphate synthase CbiB, whose amino-acid sequence MLDIFPALPVAMAAGVLLDRLLGEPRRFHPLVGFGAVANRVESLLRQGAPGHPLFNRVRGLLGWLLLVVPVVALIAALAIFCGRQTWGGAVDIALLYFALGARSLVQHGEQVARDLAANDLAAARAHVGWMVSRDTSSLDDEGVARAAVESILENGNDAVFGALFWFCIAGGAGALLFRLANTLDAMWGYKDTRRIYFGWAAARIDDMLNLIPARLTALTYAVLGDTRTALVCWRTQAGAWASPNAGPVIAAGAGAIGVQLGGAAMYHGEYEMRPKVGAGKATALEGGRARNALLAVADGETANAVHIQRALALVVRGQWVWVAVVTIFITIVAVINHA is encoded by the coding sequence ATGCTGGATATTTTTCCCGCCTTGCCTGTGGCGATGGCGGCTGGTGTTTTGCTTGATCGCCTGCTTGGTGAGCCGCGTCGTTTTCATCCGCTGGTCGGGTTTGGCGCGGTGGCTAATCGAGTCGAAAGTCTTCTGCGGCAAGGTGCGCCGGGGCATCCGTTGTTCAACCGCGTACGCGGCTTGCTGGGCTGGTTGTTGCTGGTGGTGCCCGTTGTTGCGTTGATAGCGGCGCTGGCGATTTTTTGCGGGCGGCAAACGTGGGGTGGTGCGGTGGATATTGCGCTGCTTTATTTCGCGCTGGGTGCGCGTAGCCTTGTTCAGCACGGCGAGCAGGTTGCCCGCGATCTGGCCGCGAATGATCTCGCCGCGGCGCGCGCACATGTCGGCTGGATGGTGTCGCGCGATACATCATCGCTTGATGATGAAGGCGTTGCCCGCGCCGCCGTCGAATCGATTTTGGAAAATGGCAACGATGCCGTGTTTGGTGCGCTGTTCTGGTTTTGTATTGCCGGCGGTGCGGGTGCGCTGCTGTTTCGCTTGGCTAATACATTGGATGCGATGTGGGGTTATAAAGACACGCGGCGGATTTATTTCGGCTGGGCGGCAGCGCGCATCGACGATATGCTGAATTTGATTCCGGCGCGGCTGACAGCGCTGACCTATGCTGTGCTTGGCGACACACGCACGGCGCTGGTGTGTTGGCGCACGCAGGCGGGCGCCTGGGCCAGCCCGAATGCCGGGCCGGTGATTGCTGCGGGCGCGGGGGCGATTGGCGTGCAGCTCGGCGGTGCGGCGATGTATCACGGCGAGTACGAGATGCGGCCAAAGGTCGGCGCTGGTAAAGCAACTGCGCTAGAAGGCGGTCGAGCAAGAAACGCTCTCCTCGCCGTAGCGGATGGTGAGACGGCGAATGCGGTTCATATCCAGCGTGCGCTGGCGCTGGTTGTTCGTGGACAGTGGGTTTGGGTGGCTGTGGTTACGATATTTATTACGATAGTTGCGGTGATTAATCATGCTTGA
- a CDS encoding alkene reductase yields MTTAKNINLFSPIQLGPYALKSRMAMAPMTRNRAGEKNEPHALNVEYYRQRVSAGLIITEGAIVSPEAVGYPGTPGIYSPEQVAGWRQVTDAVHAAGGRIFLQLWHCGRASHKSLLPNSMLPVAPSAIKPVGETLTYTGMQAFETPHALTLEEIPGIIEMFRHGAQCALEAGFDGVEIHGANGYLVDQFLRDGTNQRTDAYGGSIANRARFMLEVTDAVCSVWNANRVGIRLSPLGPFNDIRDTNPEATFSYAVEALNRFGLAYLHIAEMGIDKPGAAGPAFDLFKLRGIWKGLYMANYGYDLTRGNAVLADGRADMVAFGVPFLANPDLPRRFATGAALNTPDVATFYGGDEKGYTDYPFLAE; encoded by the coding sequence ATGACTACTGCAAAAAACATCAATTTATTTTCACCCATTCAACTCGGCCCTTATGCGCTGAAAAGCCGCATGGCGATGGCACCCATGACGCGCAACCGTGCAGGAGAAAAAAATGAGCCGCACGCCCTGAATGTCGAGTACTACCGCCAACGCGTCAGCGCCGGGCTCATCATTACCGAAGGCGCCATTGTTTCTCCTGAAGCAGTTGGTTATCCGGGTACGCCTGGCATTTACAGCCCAGAGCAAGTGGCAGGTTGGCGCCAAGTGACGGATGCTGTGCATGCCGCAGGCGGGCGTATTTTTCTGCAACTATGGCATTGCGGACGCGCCTCGCATAAATCCTTGTTGCCCAATAGCATGTTGCCGGTCGCGCCTTCAGCCATCAAGCCGGTAGGCGAAACACTCACTTATACTGGCATGCAAGCATTTGAAACACCCCATGCACTCACGCTGGAAGAGATTCCCGGCATTATCGAGATGTTCCGTCACGGGGCACAATGTGCGTTAGAAGCCGGGTTTGACGGTGTGGAAATTCACGGCGCCAATGGCTACCTGGTAGATCAATTTTTGCGTGATGGCACTAACCAGCGCACCGATGCTTATGGTGGATCGATCGCCAATCGCGCACGCTTCATGCTGGAAGTAACAGATGCGGTGTGTAGCGTATGGAACGCTAACCGCGTCGGCATTCGTCTCTCGCCCTTGGGTCCCTTTAACGACATACGTGATACCAACCCCGAGGCCACCTTTAGTTACGCCGTTGAAGCGCTCAACCGTTTTGGCCTGGCTTATTTGCACATTGCCGAAATGGGCATTGACAAACCCGGTGCGGCCGGCCCCGCGTTTGATTTATTCAAACTGCGTGGCATCTGGAAAGGACTTTACATGGCCAACTACGGGTACGATTTAACCCGTGGCAATGCCGTCCTGGCCGATGGCCGCGCTGACATGGTCGCTTTTGGCGTGCCTTTTCTGGCCAACCCTGACTTGCCCCGCCGCTTTGCTACAGGCGCTGCGCTTAACACGCCTGATGTCGCAACTTTTTACGGTGGAGATGAAAAAGGCTATACCGATTACCCTTTTCTTGCGGAGTAA
- a CDS encoding cobyric acid synthase, with translation MIQGCTSDAGKTTLVAALCRVLHRRGVKVAPFKPQNMALNSAVTSDGGEIGRAQALQAQAAGIAPRIDFNPVLLKPTTDRRAQVIIHGHAIDTLDARAYHDYKRVAMTAVMQSWQRLVEEFDCVIVEGAGSPAEINLRDRDIANMGFAEAADVPVILIADIDRGGVFAHLVGTLELLSPSEQARVKGFVINRFRGDIRLLESGLEWLEARTGKPVFGVLPYLHGLMLDAEDAIATESHAKTNTRLKAVAIAYPRCSNHNDLDPLRLHPEVDFTWLAPEQALPPCDLIVLPGSKAVQADLNWLREQGHDIAIERHLRYGGKLIGLCGGFQMLGQMLHDPQGLEGLPNSQPGLGLLAMETTLKAEKQLRNVTGCLQLSGNPVMVGYEIHMGVTQGQGEALQNPAVRFSDGRQDGVISTDKKIFATYCHGLFDQPEALTALLAWAGMKDADPVDFIARREADIDRLADAVETALDWEKLGASMTLPKITLPGF, from the coding sequence ATGATTCAAGGTTGTACGTCGGACGCAGGCAAGACCACCCTCGTTGCTGCCCTGTGCCGCGTTCTCCATCGCCGTGGTGTGAAGGTCGCGCCGTTCAAGCCGCAAAACATGGCCTTGAATTCCGCCGTCACCAGTGATGGCGGCGAGATTGGCCGCGCGCAGGCCTTGCAAGCGCAGGCTGCTGGCATCGCGCCACGCATTGACTTCAATCCCGTGTTACTCAAACCCACGACAGACCGCCGCGCCCAGGTGATCATTCACGGCCATGCGATAGATACGCTAGATGCACGTGCTTATCACGACTACAAACGCGTGGCCATGACTGCCGTGATGCAAAGCTGGCAACGGCTGGTGGAAGAATTCGACTGTGTGATTGTTGAAGGCGCCGGGAGCCCTGCAGAAATCAATTTGCGTGATCGCGATATCGCCAACATGGGCTTTGCCGAGGCCGCCGACGTGCCGGTGATTTTGATTGCCGATATCGATCGCGGGGGCGTTTTCGCCCATCTGGTCGGCACGCTGGAACTGCTCTCACCCAGCGAGCAAGCACGCGTGAAAGGCTTTGTCATCAACCGTTTTCGCGGCGACATCCGTCTGCTCGAATCGGGCCTTGAGTGGTTGGAGGCGCGCACCGGCAAGCCCGTATTCGGTGTGCTGCCGTATCTGCATGGCCTGATGCTGGATGCGGAAGATGCCATCGCTACGGAAAGCCATGCCAAAACCAACACGCGTCTGAAAGCTGTTGCCATCGCTTATCCGCGTTGCTCGAACCACAATGATCTTGACCCGCTGCGCCTGCATCCGGAAGTTGACTTCACCTGGCTTGCCCCCGAACAAGCGTTGCCGCCATGCGATTTGATTGTGCTCCCCGGCTCAAAAGCAGTGCAAGCAGATTTAAACTGGTTGCGCGAACAAGGCCATGACATTGCCATAGAGCGTCATTTACGCTACGGCGGCAAACTCATCGGTCTTTGCGGCGGTTTTCAAATGCTGGGGCAAATGTTGCATGACCCACAGGGGCTGGAAGGCTTGCCCAACAGCCAGCCGGGCCTGGGCCTGCTGGCGATGGAGACCACGCTGAAAGCAGAAAAGCAGTTGCGTAATGTCACTGGCTGCTTGCAACTCTCTGGCAACCCTGTCATGGTGGGCTATGAAATTCATATGGGTGTAACACAAGGACAAGGCGAAGCGTTGCAAAACCCCGCCGTGCGCTTTAGCGATGGCCGCCAGGATGGCGTCATTTCAACTGACAAGAAAATCTTCGCCACCTACTGTCACGGCCTGTTCGATCAACCAGAAGCGCTGACTGCACTCCTTGCCTGGGCTGGCATGAAGGATGCCGACCCGGTTGACTTCATTGCACGCCGCGAAGCGGATATTGACCGACTGGCCGATGCTGTAGAAACCGCGCTCGACTGGGAAAAACTCGGCGCTAGCATGACGCTGCCCAAAATCACGCTGCCGGGCTTTTAA
- a CDS encoding aldo/keto reductase — MKQRILGQAAVPISEVGLGCMGMSEFYGPSDDQQSLATLNRALELGVNFFDSADTYGLGHNETLLGQFLKQGGAARRRRVVVATKFGIVREAGKYERRIDNSPAYVRAACEASLQRLGVDEIDLYYCHRRNPDVPIEDTVGAMADLVHAGKVKQIGLSEVSIATLRRACTVHPVAAVQSEYSLWSREPENGLLEACAELGATFVAYSPLGRAFLTGTVRSDTLAENDFRKFNPRFQGDAEVANRALVESLHQLAEVRGVTNAQLALAWLLNKHPHVVPIPGTRQVRYLEQNVAASAITLTSDELATLDELFLPERVIGTRYPEAGMVGVERG; from the coding sequence ATGAAACAACGTATCTTAGGCCAAGCCGCCGTACCGATTTCCGAAGTAGGCTTGGGGTGCATGGGCATGAGCGAATTTTATGGCCCCAGCGATGATCAACAATCGCTCGCCACGCTCAACCGCGCGCTGGAGCTTGGTGTCAATTTCTTTGATTCGGCTGACACCTATGGTCTGGGCCATAACGAAACCTTGCTGGGACAGTTTCTCAAGCAAGGTGGTGCAGCGCGTCGACGGCGGGTGGTTGTCGCTACCAAATTTGGCATCGTGCGCGAAGCAGGCAAGTACGAGCGGCGCATCGACAACAGCCCGGCCTATGTGCGCGCCGCTTGCGAGGCTTCTTTACAGCGCCTGGGGGTGGATGAGATCGATCTTTATTATTGCCACCGGCGTAACCCGGATGTGCCGATTGAAGACACGGTGGGTGCAATGGCCGATCTGGTGCATGCAGGCAAAGTTAAGCAGATTGGATTGTCGGAAGTCTCCATTGCCACCTTACGTCGAGCCTGCACTGTGCACCCGGTGGCGGCGGTACAGAGTGAATATTCCTTGTGGTCACGCGAACCTGAAAACGGCCTGCTAGAAGCGTGTGCTGAACTAGGCGCCACGTTTGTGGCTTACAGCCCGTTGGGCCGCGCTTTTCTCACCGGCACGGTGCGCAGCGACACCTTGGCAGAGAATGATTTTCGTAAGTTCAACCCGCGCTTTCAAGGCGATGCCGAAGTGGCTAACCGTGCGCTGGTGGAAAGTCTGCATCAGTTGGCAGAAGTGCGCGGGGTGACCAACGCGCAGCTGGCGCTTGCCTGGTTATTGAATAAACATCCGCACGTGGTGCCTATTCCCGGCACCCGCCAGGTGCGCTATCTGGAGCAAAACGTGGCGGCTTCGGCCATCACGCTCACTAGCGATGAGCTTGCTACGCTGGATGAACTGTTCTTGCCGGAACGCGTGATCGGCACCCGTTATCCTGAGGCTGGCATGGTGGGGGTGGAGCGCGGTTGA